In the Clostridium sporogenes genome, one interval contains:
- a CDS encoding FAD-dependent oxidoreductase, whose product MKYIVIGSSAAGISAVKNLRKLDKDSEIIMISKDDKVYSRCLLHHYIGGNREIEGLSFIEKDFFNKYNVKWIKGKKVENIDIDKKIVKVQGKISEYYDKLLISSGSYASIPPIKNLREAKRVYTLRDLNDAIDIKEEATKIKKAVVIGAGLVGIDATIGLIEHDVEVTVVEMGNRMLPLQLDQKASETYEELFRKHNVNIKTNVGAEEALINEQGNVCGIKLNNGETIDCDIVIVAAGVRPNIDFIDTERIEIERGIVINDNCETTVKDIYAAGDVTFRAPIWPIAMKQGRIAAYNMIGEKKLLDDNFGARNSMNFLGIYTISLGLVDPKDNSYKVDIIDKNGVYKKIIHKDGIIYGAILQGDIDYAGVLTELIKNKIDISKIDKDIFDISFADFFNIKENGEFSYKK is encoded by the coding sequence ATGAAATATATAGTAATAGGGTCTAGTGCGGCAGGAATTTCAGCAGTTAAAAACTTGAGGAAATTAGATAAGGATTCTGAAATAATTATGATTTCTAAAGATGATAAAGTATATTCAAGATGTTTATTACATCATTATATAGGTGGAAATAGAGAAATAGAAGGTCTATCTTTTATAGAAAAAGATTTTTTTAATAAGTATAACGTAAAATGGATAAAGGGCAAAAAAGTAGAGAATATAGATATAGATAAAAAAATAGTAAAAGTACAGGGAAAAATTTCAGAATATTATGATAAATTACTTATATCATCAGGGTCTTATGCTTCTATACCACCAATAAAAAATCTAAGAGAAGCTAAAAGAGTGTACACTTTAAGGGATTTAAATGATGCCATAGATATAAAAGAAGAAGCTACCAAAATTAAAAAAGCGGTGGTAATAGGAGCAGGTCTTGTTGGTATAGACGCTACTATTGGATTAATAGAACATGATGTAGAGGTAACTGTAGTGGAAATGGGTAATAGAATGCTTCCACTTCAATTAGACCAGAAAGCATCAGAAACCTATGAAGAATTATTTAGAAAACATAATGTTAATATAAAAACTAATGTGGGAGCGGAGGAAGCACTAATAAATGAACAAGGTAATGTTTGTGGAATAAAATTAAACAATGGTGAAACAATAGATTGTGATATTGTAATTGTAGCAGCAGGAGTCAGGCCCAATATAGACTTTATAGATACTGAAAGAATAGAAATAGAAAGAGGAATAGTAATAAATGATAACTGTGAAACAACAGTAAAAGATATATATGCAGCTGGTGATGTAACTTTTAGAGCGCCTATATGGCCAATAGCTATGAAACAAGGAAGAATAGCTGCTTATAATATGATAGGAGAAAAAAAGTTATTAGATGATAATTTTGGCGCAAGAAATTCTATGAATTTCCTTGGAATATATACTATATCATTAGGTTTAGTAGATCCAAAAGATAACAGTTATAAAGTAGATATAATAGATAAAAATGGTGTATATAAAAAAATAATACACAAAGATGGAATTATATATGGAGCTATACTACAAGGAGATATAGATTATGCGGGAGTATTAACAGAGCTTATAAAAAATAAAATAGATATATCTAAAATAGATAAGGATATATTTGATATAAGCTTTGCTGACTTTTTTAATATAAAAGAAAATGGAGAATTCAGTTATAAAAAATAA
- a CDS encoding 4Fe-4S dicluster domain-containing protein, whose product MRRIMINKDLCEGCLNCVLACMSEHNERGKSIYDLDLEDKANESRNHIELDMLGNKTPIFCRHCDNPECVNTCTTGAMSKDEKTGVVSYNKDKCASCFMCVMNCPYGVLKADERSSKVIIKCDLCNEREIPRCVENCPTGAIYVEEI is encoded by the coding sequence ATGAGAAGAATTATGATAAACAAGGATTTATGTGAAGGATGCCTAAACTGTGTTCTTGCCTGTATGTCAGAACATAATGAAAGGGGAAAATCCATATACGATTTAGATTTGGAAGATAAGGCTAATGAAAGTAGAAATCATATAGAATTAGATATGCTAGGAAATAAAACCCCTATATTTTGTAGACACTGTGATAATCCAGAGTGCGTAAATACTTGTACAACTGGAGCTATGAGTAAAGATGAAAAGACTGGTGTAGTATCATATAATAAAGATAAATGCGCATCCTGTTTTATGTGTGTAATGAACTGCCCTTATGGAGTATTAAAAGCAGATGAAAGGAGCAGTAAAGTTATAATAAAATGTGATTTATGTAATGAAAGAGAAATACCTAGATGTGTAGAAAACTGCCCTACAGGAGCTATTTATGTAGAGGAAATTTAA
- the cooS gene encoding anaerobic carbon-monoxide dehydrogenase catalytic subunit, with the protein MSMCTNCKTCKSADKVLQGFISNMDMETSHHRVEDQKIKCGFGQLGVCCRLCANGPCRITPKSPRGVCGASADTIVARNFLRAVAAGAGCYLHIVENTARNLKATGENKGKIKGEKALSRLAEIFEIKEEDIYKKAVKVADMVLKDLYKPRCEKMEIVEKMTYKPRYENWKKLNILPGGAKSEVFDAVVKSSTNLSSDPVEMLLHCLNLGISTGLYGLTLTNLLNDVMLGEPVIRPAKVGFRVIDESYINIMITGHQHSTIAHLQDRLIDKDIVEMAKKVGAKGFRLVGCTCVGQDLQLRGEHYQEVFSGHGGNNFTSEAIIATGAIDAIVSEFNCTLPGIEPITENLKVKMICLDDVAKKSNAEYVEYSYEDRENISEHIIKEALDSYKERRQNIKINIPRDHGYNDVITGVSEISLKEFLGGTWKPLLDLIAEGKIKGVAGVVGCSNLTAMGHDVFTVELTKELIKRDIIVLSAGCSSGGLENVGLMSTSAASLAGDNLRAVCESLKIPPVLNFGPCLAIGRLEIVATELAKDLDIDLPQLPLVLSAPQWLEEQALADGAFGLALGLPLHLAISPFIGGSKVVSKVLTEDLKTLTGGQLIIEDDVKKAADKLEAIVLDRREKLGLK; encoded by the coding sequence ATGTCAATGTGTACAAATTGTAAAACTTGCAAATCAGCAGATAAAGTTCTTCAAGGATTTATATCTAATATGGATATGGAAACTTCTCACCATAGGGTAGAGGATCAAAAAATAAAATGTGGTTTTGGCCAGTTAGGAGTTTGTTGTAGACTTTGTGCAAATGGTCCTTGTAGAATAACTCCAAAATCACCAAGAGGTGTATGTGGCGCTAGTGCAGATACTATAGTTGCAAGAAACTTTTTAAGGGCGGTAGCAGCAGGAGCAGGGTGCTATCTTCATATAGTAGAAAATACTGCAAGAAATTTAAAAGCTACAGGTGAAAACAAAGGAAAGATAAAAGGAGAAAAAGCCTTAAGTAGATTAGCAGAAATTTTTGAAATAAAGGAAGAAGACATATACAAAAAAGCAGTTAAAGTAGCAGATATGGTCTTAAAAGATTTATATAAACCAAGATGTGAAAAGATGGAAATAGTAGAAAAAATGACTTATAAACCAAGATATGAGAATTGGAAAAAATTAAACATATTACCTGGTGGAGCTAAATCAGAAGTTTTTGATGCTGTAGTAAAAAGCTCTACAAATCTAAGTAGTGATCCTGTAGAGATGTTATTACACTGTTTAAATTTAGGTATATCTACAGGACTTTACGGATTAACATTAACTAATTTATTAAATGACGTAATGCTTGGAGAACCAGTTATAAGACCTGCTAAGGTTGGATTTAGGGTTATAGATGAAAGTTATATAAATATTATGATAACAGGACATCAACATTCAACTATAGCACATCTTCAAGATAGATTGATAGATAAAGATATAGTAGAAATGGCTAAAAAAGTTGGAGCTAAAGGTTTTAGATTAGTTGGATGTACTTGTGTAGGTCAAGATCTACAATTAAGAGGAGAACATTATCAAGAGGTATTCTCAGGTCATGGTGGAAATAACTTTACAAGTGAAGCCATAATTGCTACAGGAGCAATAGATGCTATAGTATCAGAATTTAACTGTACATTGCCAGGTATAGAACCTATTACAGAAAATTTAAAAGTAAAAATGATTTGTCTAGATGACGTAGCTAAAAAATCTAATGCAGAATATGTAGAATACTCCTATGAAGATAGAGAAAATATAAGTGAACATATTATAAAAGAAGCGTTAGATTCATACAAAGAAAGAAGACAAAATATCAAAATAAACATACCTAGAGATCATGGCTATAATGATGTTATAACAGGAGTAAGTGAAATTTCTCTTAAAGAATTTTTAGGTGGAACTTGGAAACCACTATTAGATTTAATAGCAGAAGGAAAAATAAAAGGGGTAGCTGGAGTTGTTGGATGTTCTAACTTAACAGCTATGGGACATGATGTATTTACAGTAGAGTTAACAAAGGAACTTATAAAAAGAGATATAATAGTTCTTTCAGCAGGATGTTCTAGTGGTGGACTTGAAAATGTAGGTTTAATGTCAACTTCAGCAGCTTCTCTTGCAGGGGACAATTTAAGGGCAGTATGTGAAAGCTTAAAAATTCCACCAGTACTTAATTTCGGACCATGTCTTGCTATAGGAAGACTTGAAATTGTAGCTACAGAATTAGCTAAAGATCTTGATATAGATTTACCACAGCTTCCATTAGTTCTTTCAGCGCCACAATGGTTAGAGGAACAAGCTTTAGCAGATGGAGCATTTGGATTGGCTTTAGGATTACCATTACATCTTGCTATATCACCATTTATAGGAGGTAGTAAGGTTGTATCTAAAGTATTAACAGAAGATCTAAAGACTTTAACTGGAGGACAATTAATAATAGAAGACGACGTAAAAAAAGCTGCAGATAAACTAGAAGCAATAGTTTTAGATAGAAGAGAAAAATTAGGACTTAAATAG